The Salminus brasiliensis chromosome 8, fSalBra1.hap2, whole genome shotgun sequence genome has a window encoding:
- the ptprna gene encoding protein tyrosine phosphatase receptor type Na: MHPRLWRAVLGMTLLYQLGMAGKYGCLFEKRLCSKEQFCSDDRLFGQCRSSRQDQVQYQVSVPVLQRLQEVLKQLMMQGFSWQDEITQHIIAKELSRIPHSRAQTPQLGQATQHSPKKAHSSSKTEPSVAQNYLDYMILDPRQSSSLRMQALPLDPYAYLQDDITQSLNSHAGVGYQRPSSRSGSQQQRDRERQLLEDAVSLYLSSAQPSFRHRGAAGLPAAPYYEDLDFPLDYGEDYTLQERPSSRQRTNKKVPQDYSSLTGLDDATTVQLATVLERLGIEPEELSPQQLNRFAVLLQLLQTEETGNTENQPGTVTVKETIVAGSDTVSQKGAKPPSPAVAVPSAAGPQLAPTLVPTLASVTVPHRAGSTTQGPIVPVKDMELNEKSSPDLKTGGKDGNSVREEYGYIVTNQSPLSLYDGVKLLETLAERIHLTTSSFINISVVGPALTFRIRQNSLNLSAEDVAEKAVAEKNFLEGETGLKIIQTGVGERSEGLPQATRIGDGSRGVVLTMVAMACVGAVVLVALAIACLRHHARQLASGKLGLGPEAGAETHFDYQELCRQHMAAKSSFSRPESGGRRGTDTSRVSSVSSQFSDGPQHSPSSHSSTPSWSEEPAQSNMDISTGHMILAYMEDHLKNKDRLLKEWEALCSYQAEPSSVSIAQNERNLEKNRYPDFVPYDHSRVKLKPEINPNREDYINASIIIDHDPRMPAYIATQGPLPHTIADFWQMVWENGCTVIVMMTALVEDGEQQCERYWPDEGSSLYNIYEVNLVSEHIWCKDFLVRSFYLKNVQTQETRTLTQFHLLSWPAQGIPTSTRPLLDFRRKVNKCYRGRSCPIIVHCSEGTGRTGTYILIDMVLNRMAKGVKEIDIAATLEHIRDQRPSMVRTKDQFEFALTAVAEEVNAILKALPQ; this comes from the exons ATGCATCCGCGACTATGGAGAGCCGTGCTGGGCATGACCCTGCTCTACCAGCTCGGGATGGCGGGCAAATACG GCTGTCTGTTTGAGAAGAGGCTATGCTCCAAAGAGCAGTTCTGCTCTGATG ACAGGCTATTTGGCCAGTGTCGGAGCTCCAGACAGGATCAGGTTCAGTACCAGGTGTCTGTGCCTGTTCTCCAGAGACTGCAGGAAGTACTTAAACAGCTGATGATGCAAG GATTCTCCTGGCAGGATGAGATCACCCAGCACATTATAGCAAAGGAGCTGAGCCGTATTCCTCACTCTCGGGCTCAAACACCTCAGTTAGGACA GGCGACACAGCATTCTCCTAAGAAGGCCCATTCCAGCTCGAAGACAGAACCCAGTGTGGCTCAGAACTATCTGGATTATATGATTTTAGATCCTCGCCAGTCCTCATCTCTACGCATGCAGGCACTACCACTGGACCCATATGCCTACTTACAG GACGATATCACGCAGTCCCTGAATTCGCATGCCGGCGTGGGCTACCAGCGCCCCTCCTCACGCTCCGGCTCACAGCAGCAGCGAGACAGAGAGCGGCAGCTGCTGGAGGATGCTGTCTCCCTCTACCTCTCCTCCGCACAGCCCTCATTTCGCCATCGGGGGGCAGCAGGCCTCCCCGCCGCCCCTTATTATGAAGACTTGGACTTCCCGCTGGATTATGGAGAGGACTACACCCTGCAGGAGCGACCCAGCTCACGCCAGCGCACCAACAAAAAGGTTCCACAGGACTATAGCTCTCTGACCGGGCTGGACG ATGCCACAACGGTGCAGCTGGCCACGGTGTTGGAGAGGTTGGGGATAGAACCAGAAGAATTGAGCCCTCAGCAGTTAAACCGATTTGCTGTACTACTGCAGCTTCTGCAGACAGAAGAGACTGGCAACACAG AGAACCAACCGGGAACAGTCACAGTGAAAGAG ACGATTGTAGCGGGCAGTGACACAGTGTCACAGAAAGGTGCCAAACCTCCGTCTCCTGCTGTGGCTGTACCCTCTGCTGCCGGGCCACAGCTGGCTCCTACCCTGGTCCCCACCTTAGCCTCAGTGACCGTGCCTCACAGAGCTGGTTCAACCACACAGGGACCCATCGTGCCAGTGAAGGACATGGAACTGAACGAGAAGAGTTCACCAGATCTGAAAACAGGAGGCAAAGATGGCAACAGTGTCAGAGAGGAGTATGGCTACATAGTCACGAACCAGAG CCCTTTGAGCCTGTATGATGGGGTGAAGCTGTTAGAGACGCTGGCAGAAAGAATCCACCTCACAACAAGCAGCTTCATCAACATCAG TGTGGTAGGGCCTGCGCTGACGTTCAGGATCAGACAGAACTCTCTGAACCTCAGCGCCGAGGACGTGGCCGAAAAAGCGG TGGCTGAGAAGAATTTCTTGGAGGGAGAGACGGGACTGAAGATCATTCAGACAGGAGTGGGAGAG AGGAGCGAGGGGCTTCCTCAGGCCACACGGATTGGAGATGGCTCGCGTGGGGTCGTCCTGACCATGGTTGCCATGGCATGTGTTGGTGCAGTGGTGTTGGTTGCCCTAGCAATCGCCTGTCTGCGTCACCATGCCCGTCAACTTGCCTCCGGCAAGCTGGGACTGGGCCCTGAGGCTGGAGCTGAGACACATTTTGACTACCAG GAGCTTTGTCGGCAGCACATGGCAGCAAAGTCGTCATTTAGCCGCCCAGAATCTGGCGGTCGGAGAGGTACAGACACTTCCCGTGTGAGCAGTGTGTCGTCTCAGTTCAGCGACGGGCCTCAGCACAGTCCCAGCTCACACAGCAGCACGCCATCCTGGAGTGAAGAGCCTGCACAGTCCAACATGGATATCTCTACTGGACACATGATACTG GCATACATGGAGGACCATCTGAAGAATAAGGACCGTTTGCTGAAGGAGTGGGAGGCTCTGTGCTCGTACCAGGCTGAACCCAGCTCTGTCTCCATCGCCCAGAACGAGAGAAACCTGGAGAAGAATCGCTATCCTGACTTTGTACCCT ATGACCATTCCCGGGTGAAGCTGAAGCCTGAAATCAACCCCAACAGAGAGGACTACATTAATGCCAGCATTATA ATAGACCATGACCCTCGCATGCCTGCTTACATCGCAACCCAAGGCCCCCTGCCACACACCATTGCTGACTTCTGGCAG ATGGTATGGGAGAATGGCTGCACAGTGATAGTGATGATGACTGCTCTGGTGGAGGATGGAGAACAGCAGTGTGAACGCTACTGGCCTGATGAAGGATCGTCATTATACAACATCTATGAG GTGAACCTGGTGTCAGAGCACATCTGGTGTAAGGACTTCCTGGTGCGAAGTTTTTACCTGAAGAACGTGCAGACGCAGGAGACACGCACATTGACCCAGTTCCACCTGCTCAGCTGGCCTGCACAGGGCATCCCCACCTCCACACGCCCCCTGCTGGATTTCCGCAG GAAAGTGAACAAGTGCTACCGCGGCCGCTCCTGCCCCATCATTGTGCACTGCAG TGAAGGCACTGGACGAACTGGCACCTACATTCTT